From the Dehalococcoidia bacterium genome, the window AGGTTGTCTGCTTCTTCACGCCCGCTTCGAAGTTCAAGGAGAGGTACGCGACCTTCGGCTTCAACGCCACAGCCAACCTCGACGAGGGGAATATGTGGCCAACCTCCTTCGCGCTGAAGCAGCTGACCGCGGCCGAGGAAGCGAGAATCGCCGCGCTCGTGAAAAAGGCGGTGAGCCGAGGGTGATCCCCGGCAGCCCGGGCCGGGCCGGAATGCGCGGCTGCCCAGCCCCGGGGCTCCCCGGAACAGGACCTCATGAGGCCTGCGACTTGCCCGTCTCCCTGCTGCCGTGGTGGCCGTAGTGGCAGGAGCAGTGGGACTGCCAGCCCTCCGATGGCTGTGGGCCGCGCCTCCATCTTCGGCTCCGTCTCGGCATTGGCCGGCAGTGTGGTCCCAAGTGATGACGGATCCAGGCATGCGCGTCTCCGCTCGCTCCAGAGCTGCCGGATGGGACCCGCAGCGAGCGTTCCTGCGGTTCACGGGCTTGCCGGCGATGCGACGCCGGCTGACGCCCCCGTGCGGCGGGCGTCGGGCGAGCGGCTAGCGGATGACACCATCGGCGCGCAGGGCCTCGAGCTCCTCGCGGCTGTAGCCGACCGCCGATAGCACCTCGTCCGTGTGCCGGCCGAGAACGGGCGATGCGGCGCCCACCTCAGTCGGCGTCTCACTGAAGGCGATCGGCGGGCCAACCATCTTCACTCTGCCGAAGGTCTCATGCTCCACCTCGACGATGAGGCCGTTGGCCTGCACCTGCTCGTCGTCCCAGAGTTCTTCCGGGAAGAGCACGGGCCCGGCCGGCACGCCGCAGGCGTCGAGGTAGGACATCCACTCGGCGACCGTGTGGTCGCGGAACTTCGCCTCGCAGACCTCGACCAGGTGGCGGCCGATCTCGCGGCCCTTCTCGGTCGTCGGCGCCAGCTCGGGGTCGCCGCTGTAGCGGGGGTCTTCGATGCCGAGCGCCTTCTGAAACTTCACCCGTAGGGCCGCGCTCAGGTTCCCGACGGCGATGTAGCCGTCCTTGCAGGCGTAGGTGCGGTAGTAGATGTTGCCCGGTGAGTCCGCCACCGGCTGGCCGCCGCGCGCCCTAACCTCCAGCACCTTCTCCTTGAGGTCGGCGTAGCTGGTGGCCTCTTCGCGCGCCCGCCTGACCCCTTCCTTCATCGCCTCGACCTTGTCGTGGTCCAGAGCCTCGATGGAGAAAAAGCGCCCGGGCTGCAGGACCATGGCGGTAGCAAGCAGGGACGTATCGATGAGCTGGCCGCGGCCGCGCTTCTCGCGGTCGTAGAGGCCGGTCGTCACGGCCCAGCACACCACGAGCGCGGAGGTGAAGTCGGCAATGGCGGTCGCCATGGTGGTCGGGTAGCCGCCGCGCTCGCTGCCCCAGCTCGTCATGATGCCGCTGTACGCCTGGCTGATGATGTCGTAACCGGGGCGATGGGCATGCGGGCCCTTGCGCCCGAAGGCCGTATTCCAAACGTAGACGATGCCGGGATTGATCTTCGATACGGTCTCGTAGTCGATGCCCAGCCTCGCTGGCGTGTCTGGCCTGTAGTTGAGGACCATGACGTCCGCAGTCGGCACCAGGCGGTGGAACGCTTCCTGGCCGCGAGGGTCGCGCAGGTTGATGGCGATGC encodes:
- a CDS encoding CoA transferase, which gives rise to MPGPLAGVRILDCTEIIAAPYGSAMLSDLGAEVIKVEPVAGEPWRLQNQFQPLESRSFMQLNRGKKGIAINLRDPRGQEAFHRLVPTADVMVLNYRPDTPARLGIDYETVSKINPGIVYVWNTAFGRKGPHAHRPGYDIISQAYSGIMTSWGSERGGYPTTMATAIADFTSALVVCWAVTTGLYDREKRGRGQLIDTSLLATAMVLQPGRFFSIEALDHDKVEAMKEGVRRAREEATSYADLKEKVLEVRARGGQPVADSPGNIYYRTYACKDGYIAVGNLSAALRVKFQKALGIEDPRYSGDPELAPTTEKGREIGRHLVEVCEAKFRDHTVAEWMSYLDACGVPAGPVLFPEELWDDEQVQANGLIVEVEHETFGRVKMVGPPIAFSETPTEVGAASPVLGRHTDEVLSAVGYSREELEALRADGVIR